The sequence below is a genomic window from Deltaproteobacteria bacterium.
GAGGCGGCCTGGCCCGCGTGGCAGGTGCCGCACTTCTGTTCGCCGGCCGGGGAACCGGCCTCGCCCGTCGCGTCGCGAGCGACTCCGGTGTCCGCCGTGCGGCTGTCGGTGGTCGTGCCCGCGTCTTTCTTGAGCTCCGGGTTGCCGTCGCAGGCGGGCAGACCGGAGACGGCGAGGAAGGCGAGCCCGAGGGCGAGCGGGGTGGTGCGTGAGCGGTGGCGCATGAACGTGGCTCCTTTCTGGCCGGGCATCCTGATCGGGGCGGAAATGCCCGTCAAGGAGCTTTCATGCGCAAAATCAAGACCTTGTCAGGCTGACACGCTTTCGAGAAAACGCCTCTCGCGCGGTTGTGACTCGTCAGTTCGCGAATTGATCTGGGTCAGCGCCGAGGGCCAGCTTGGCCCGGCTCGCGGTCGCGCGAGAGGCTGTGCTCGCGTCGCCTCGCGAGGCACTCGGCATCGCCGGGCTGCACGCGGCGACAGCAGCCGGGGCGGAGGGCGTAGATCGCGCAGCGCACGCTGCGGCCGAGCGCCCCGAGGAGTGCGCTGCAGCGCTGGTCGTCGCCCACGAGCTTGAGGTGGAGCTCTCCCGCGGGGTTCGTGACGGTGTGCCGCCGGAGCGCGTCGGGCCGCTTCAAGAGCTCGCGATCCTTCGGCGTGACCTCCAGCAGGTCGCGGTACGAGGTCGCTCGATTCTCCGCGCTGTTCACGCAGCAGGCGCCGCAGCGCAGGCAATCGTCGGCGTGAAGGGGGGCGGCCACGCGCGCATTATCGTCGGGTTCTGCGCGTGCGCAACCGTGGCGGCGGGCCTCGGGGCGCACCTCGTGGCGCTGGGCATTCGCGCGGGGAGGCTTGCGGTTTCTCTTCCAGCGACCATGATCCTCGAAGGTGCCGGTGAAAGGAGGGTGGGATGCAGCGCTACGAGCGTGCGCGCGACTGGCTCGACGAACGGAAGCTCTGGGGGCTCGACGCCGTCCGGATGTTCCT
It includes:
- a CDS encoding YkgJ family cysteine cluster protein; amino-acid sequence: MAAPLHADDCLRCGACCVNSAENRATSYRDLLEVTPKDRELLKRPDALRRHTVTNPAGELHLKLVGDDQRCSALLGALGRSVRCAIYALRPGCCRRVQPGDAECLARRREHSLSRDREPGQAGPRR